In Methylotenera mobilis JLW8, the following are encoded in one genomic region:
- a CDS encoding flagellar protein FlaG — protein sequence MFNSSIDGYGGIKMPISTQQTTDARATAQTSSANRAALKSVDTSDNRTSTEANKDMLTAAVNKLNELVAPALQTVQFSMDEEAGRMIVKVIDTATQKTIRQIPNEEVLAFSKTLGRLQGLVVRERA from the coding sequence ATGTTTAATTCTTCAATAGATGGTTACGGCGGCATTAAAATGCCAATCAGCACGCAACAAACTACAGATGCGAGAGCGACGGCCCAAACCAGTAGTGCGAATCGCGCTGCGTTAAAATCAGTGGACACGTCTGACAACAGAACTTCAACTGAAGCAAACAAAGACATGTTAACGGCTGCGGTCAATAAATTGAATGAGTTGGTAGCGCCTGCCCTGCAAACAGTTCAATTCTCGATGGATGAAGAAGCTGGTCGCATGATTGTGAAAGTCATCGACACTGCGACGCAAAAAACCATCAGACAAATCCCTAACGAAGAGGTGCTAGCCTTTTCAAAAACACTGGGCAGACTACAAGGCTTAGTGGTAAGAGAACGCGCTTAA
- a CDS encoding PLP-dependent aminotransferase family protein, with amino-acid sequence MKLYEQLANSIAQSIQEGVLCRGDKLPSVRQASISREVSAATVLEAYYLLEARGLITARERSGYFVTGGALNIPSLPEPVTQDQLESKQVDVSELVFEVLESIRLKSVVPLGSAFPSPLLFPRANLAKSMASSVQIMDPWASVDNLSAGDMNLRRQIALRYMIDGLHVTADEIVVTNGALEALNLCLMAVARPGDTVLIESPTFYAALQSIERIGLRAVEIPSHPKDGIDLAAMERAIVQHQPKACWLMTNFQNPLGSLLSNEKKQALVVLITKYQLPLIEDDVYGELYFSDKRPMPAKAFDSEGLVMHCSSFSKCLAPGYRVGWVAPGRFAKAVARLKLTTTISASVPAQVAIAKYLQKGGYDRHLRNLRHALLLNQIKFVEAIERYFPTGTCLTLPQGGYFLWVKLPDSVNALELHKLALNHDISIAPGPIFSAQRHFSSYVRLNYGHIWDARIEAALLTLGSLVLALIPQPLS; translated from the coding sequence ATGAAGCTTTACGAGCAGCTTGCTAATTCTATTGCCCAGTCTATTCAAGAAGGGGTGTTGTGCCGTGGCGATAAACTGCCATCTGTACGCCAAGCCAGTATTAGCCGTGAAGTGAGTGCGGCCACGGTATTAGAGGCATATTATCTGCTGGAGGCACGTGGCCTGATTACGGCGCGCGAACGCTCCGGTTATTTCGTTACCGGCGGTGCGCTGAATATTCCGTCTTTGCCCGAGCCTGTGACACAGGACCAGCTAGAATCTAAACAGGTGGATGTGAGTGAGTTGGTATTTGAGGTGCTGGAGTCGATTCGGCTCAAAAGCGTGGTGCCTTTAGGTTCGGCATTCCCAAGCCCGTTACTGTTTCCACGCGCGAATCTGGCCAAGAGCATGGCTTCCAGCGTGCAGATTATGGACCCTTGGGCCAGTGTAGATAATTTAAGTGCTGGGGATATGAATCTTAGGCGCCAGATTGCTTTGCGTTACATGATAGATGGCCTGCATGTAACTGCAGATGAAATTGTGGTGACCAATGGTGCGCTGGAGGCATTAAACCTATGTTTGATGGCAGTGGCTCGCCCTGGTGATACCGTGCTTATTGAATCGCCGACCTTTTATGCTGCCTTACAATCTATAGAGCGCATAGGTTTGCGCGCGGTAGAGATTCCTAGCCACCCTAAAGACGGTATTGATTTAGCGGCAATGGAGCGCGCCATTGTGCAGCACCAGCCTAAAGCTTGCTGGTTGATGACTAACTTTCAGAATCCGTTAGGTAGTTTGCTTTCTAATGAAAAGAAACAGGCCTTGGTGGTACTCATCACCAAATATCAACTGCCGCTAATTGAAGACGATGTTTACGGTGAGTTGTATTTTTCCGATAAACGACCCATGCCGGCAAAAGCCTTTGATAGCGAAGGTTTGGTCATGCATTGTTCATCATTTTCTAAATGCCTAGCACCTGGTTACAGAGTGGGTTGGGTTGCACCTGGGCGATTTGCAAAGGCAGTCGCGCGGCTTAAGTTAACCACAACTATTTCTGCATCAGTACCGGCGCAAGTAGCCATTGCCAAATATTTGCAAAAGGGCGGTTACGACAGACATTTGCGTAATCTGCGTCATGCCTTATTGCTAAACCAAATTAAATTTGTAGAAGCAATAGAGCGTTATTTCCCTACCGGTACCTGCTTAACCTTACCGCAGGGCGGGTATTTTTTATGGGTGAAGTTGCCAGATAGCGTTAATGCACTGGAACTGCATAAACTTGCGCTTAATCACGATATTAGCATCGCGCCTGGCCCGATATTTTCTGCGCAGCGTCACTTCAGCAGTTATGTACGCTTGAACTACGGGCATATTTGGGATGCGCGCATAGAAGCCGCGCTGTTAACTTTAGGTTCGCTGGTATTAGCGTTAATACCACAGCCGTTATCGTAA
- a CDS encoding DUF1348 family protein gives MSASNEVKPPLPPFTRETAAQKVRLAEDGWNSRDPQRVSLVYTPDSQWRNRAEFITGREQIVAFLTRKWSRELEYRLIKELWAHDHNRIAVRFAYEWHDDSGQWYRSYGNENWQFDANGLMELRYASINDLPIKETERKFLWPIGRRPDDYASLSELGL, from the coding sequence ATGTCAGCAAGCAATGAAGTAAAGCCACCGTTACCTCCATTTACGCGTGAAACAGCAGCGCAAAAAGTGCGTCTGGCTGAAGATGGCTGGAACAGCCGAGACCCGCAACGCGTATCGCTGGTATATACCCCTGATAGTCAGTGGCGTAATCGGGCAGAGTTTATAACTGGGCGTGAGCAGATTGTTGCGTTCTTAACCCGTAAATGGTCGCGTGAATTGGAGTATCGCTTAATTAAAGAGCTGTGGGCGCACGATCACAACCGTATTGCGGTGCGCTTTGCCTATGAGTGGCATGATGACTCTGGGCAGTGGTATCGCTCTTACGGTAATGAAAATTGGCAGTTTGATGCCAATGGTTTAATGGAGTTACGTTATGCCAGTATCAACGATTTACCGATCAAAGAGACTGAGCGTAAGTTTTTATGGCCGATAGGGCGCAGACCTGATGATTATGCCAGCTTGAGTGAATTGGGCTTATAG